ccactcccttaactcggactgcgtcgacccgaaaggcttcgggttaaccaagtttattgaaggcagtcctctggccttcaccgccaaatcgtctatcctttcatttccccttactccgttatggcccggcacccaaacgatgcggatttcgccaacttcagagaaggcgtttatctccttcttacactgcaagactgtttgtgaccttaccgtcctggctaaagacgttcacactcgacgtcctcgcgttagcaccataccacttcacgcattccgtgatcgcccggatctccgcctgcaggaccgtattttggtcaagcagtctaaaacagatctcagtcccttgcTTCTCAATGTatactcccaggcccactctgtcctcgagctttgatccatcagtgttacatgatcttcaagatggcaatactactgttccgtcaatccaagattgtacCTCTGGCAGCAGAGCCTcgaactcgacttcaaggttcatctcaggtatccgatcggaaaccttttcccttccttccaggtttcttatcgtctcCTCATACCGTGatgttatgagctgctcccatcttcaatccattctcccatcgccttaagtctcatagctgcagtggctgtcttacacttaatctgtatgtcaatggctcggatatctagaatagtctccagtgcccttgtgggcgtagtcctcatcgctacgcttatgccaagacaacatgttctctgaacctgttgtatggtccttacattgcactttttcaccatagcagtcaaccaaactactgaggcgtaagtaagtattggtctaatcacgcttctgtagagccagtggactatcctcggattcaggccccatttcgaaccaaCGGCATAACaacataatgcccaacatctgtgagccttctcagtacgctccttaatgtgacacttgcaattcagtttcctgtccaaggtcacacctaagtatttgaccttgtcagatatcgaaatcgtcttattgaggaagcgTGGTGCGACTAACTTTTTGGCAAATCTGGAAGATAATTAGCAAAAATCCTTGTTATAACTCATCAGCATTGCGACTTGTTTCCCTTCTAAAGCACTATCGACAACTTCTTAGAGTTTTTCTAATGGTTTTAAATAAGGTGATGTGGGAGGATCAGGCGAATAAATCAATGTTTCAGCAGAAAAACCGGGGCTTAACACACCTGGCGGTATGTTTTGGACCATCATCGTGCATAAAAGAACGGACCTGACATGTTTTGATCCGCAGACGCTTTTATTGAAAAACCGGGGTTTAACACACCTGGCGGTATGTTTTGGACCATTATCGTGTATAAAAAAACAGAGTTGGCATGTTTTGATCCGCAGACGCTTTCATTGAATTTTCCATTCGTCTTCGAGTATCATGACGTTTAGGAACCGCGCCATACCGCATAAAAGCATGGCAAGACCTTTATGTTGCCGCCATCGTATTTTATGGACTCTAAAGTATACTGGgagattatttttttacaaattttgggaATTGAGTCcatacatagaaaattttttattatgggCTGATATGCAGTGGCTACCATTAGCTGGTTAATAAcaaggataggttaggttaggcttaaGTGGCAGCCTGCTCTCTTAGGCTCACTGATGGGCTGATATGCAGTGGCTACCATTAGCTGGTTTATAAcaaggataggttaggttaggtttaagtggcagcctgcTCTCTTAGGTTCACTTAGactttttcgttcattgtgatagcACAGGATAAGTTACTGAACTTGGTATTGTTTTTGGCTTTCTGAGTAAACAATAAATTTAAATGCCATCAGACAATATTCTTAAGTTAGAAAACGGCTCACCCTGTTCTCTAGTGGAAAATTTGAGGCGTGTGCGCACACACGCTATGAATAATCcagatatttttgtttttttttttgcttgattaGTTTACTTACTATAATGAGCAACAAGCAAAAACAATCTGCCTAAAAAATTTCCGAGCATATTTCACAATTGtgtcaatattttataataatgcGGCTGGTTTTAAGAAACGCACTGCCAGGTTTGTTTATAATAGTTGTGACGTCAATAATGTGGAAATATGCCCTTGTGGGTGTATATAAGGCCCGACTAAGAACCACAGTTAGCTTAAGTTTTCTCTGCAATACCTCACCAACTAGTCAAAATGCAAGTTTTCCTTTCCATTCTGTTAATGGCTTTAGCTGCAACTGCTCCTGTTGTAGTCTATGGCACCATCATGGATCGCTGTTCTTTGGCCAAGGAGATGTATGCCATGGGTGTACCCAAATCCGATTTACCCATGTGGACTTGCATTGCCGAACATGAATCGCATTATAACACCGACATTGTTGGCCCCACGAATAAGGATGGCACCAACGATTATGgcattttccaaataaataaCAGATGGTGGTGTAAGCCCTCAAATGGTGGAAAAACTGCAAATGGTTGTAAAATCAATTGTAATGATTTGTTGGGCAATCTGAGGAAATCTATCAACTGTGCTCTAACTGTGAAGAAGGAACAGGGATGGAAGGCTTGGGCCACATTGAAATTCTGTGGAGGAAAATTGCCCAGCATTGATTCGTGTTTCTAAGTGAATGAACAACGAAGTTCTTTCAATGGTTAACCACTTGacgattttaatttaaataaaatttgtttgctcTTTTATTATTTGGAGACTCTACTGGAGGTTAAATTATTGGCTATGCCATCTTATAGGCTTATTAGATCCTCCGTTTTGaataagttaaaataaaaacccAAATGTAAGTGCTAATTTGCCCGTGAACAGGGCAATTTTaaagggcctccattttatagccgagtccgaccggCATGCCACAGTCTGACACCTCTTTctggagaagtttttttttacatggctgccaatcatcccatggcaaccgcttgtacgcaccggatggaccggttgtacgcaccggattgacccgatcgacccgcctcagtgtacgtgtttcgTCTTATATCATCATGGGAggggcacatcccggagtgccttctccgcacgcttctggtccgtgccgggattgagaAGAATACTGgacctggttctgttcggtttgccagaaccgcctccatcatcggtcggtgtcggtgaggtaaCCGGTACATGGAATgggtgcatttccgatcttgctctggcctcacttcactacaggagcatagtcatactggatatgtccCAAGGTGCTTTGCGAACATAACCAGCAGTAGGTcgcaagcgtcgtcgtcgtcgccttctgcgtcctacgggaatatagtcatactggatatgtcgcaGGGTGCTGTgcaaacatagccagcagtgggtcacaaaaGTCGTCGTCGTCggcttctgcgtcctcgtcgtcggactatgtgaccccctcgCCTGGCGCtggtgacccctacatggagtgcatggggatagcagtcaggttcggtactgtggagaagtttttttttacatggctgccataccaaatggtaccaatcccatggcaacccGTTGTAGgcaccagattgacccgatgaaaccctcatcggcaagggctgccacctcagcgTATGTGTTTTGTCTTTTTtcatcatgggagaggcacatcccggaatgccttctccgcacgcttatggtccgtgccgggattgagaAGAAcaccggaccctggttctgttcggtttgccggAACCGCCTTCAACATCGGTCGGTGTCGTTGacgtgtaaccggtgcatggaatgggtatatttccgatcttgctctgccCTCACTACGGGAGCAtggtcatactggatatgtcgcaaggtgctgttagaacatagccagcagtgggtcacaagcgtcgtcgtcgtcggctTCTGCGTCCTACGGGaatatagtcatactggatatgtcgcaaggtgctgtgcgaacatagccagcagtgggccacaagcgtcgtcgtcgtcgccttctgcgtcctcatcGTCGGACTATGAGACCCCctcgcctggcgctagtgacacCTACATGAAGTGCATGGGGAtaacagtcaggtccggtactgccgagatagagctatacaacgtgtacataccgccggttggcagctgtgtcccgattaatggctaAGCTTACAAACCCGGCATAAGTGatttactatctggccataatcgtctggttcttggggactttaatgcgaatcacacttcatggcattctcccctgggtaacgaccagcgtggcatagcttagGCAGAGCAGATTGCACTGTGAAAGAAGAtccccccactaggattacgaggaggtgcagcagctcaccAGACATTTCCTTTGCATCCCCTGATCACCTGAGTGAAGTATCCTGGCAAGCTGTCATCTCTTTGCGGTCAGAGCACCTCCCcaaaattctcaccatcgaccgaccacccgacttcataacctctgagcgccggacgtttatctaTCAAAAGAATACCGATTGATTCCTCAGCTTCAGAGAGTATGCCAATCGCCTCTTCAGTAAACTGACACCCCCTCGGATgagctagtggccgagaggaaattccgagatatcGTTAACCCTGCAGCCGCTCGTTTTATACCTCGCTTGGGGTCGAATAATCCAAGTGCAGTAAAATTTCTTGGCGCAGGCAGttgtactcgcagacgagcgtgatgcgATTCGTTGTAttgaccccgctaaccccagaatctggaaataaacagggtagtgaacgaacataagcggaatttgtagttggaatacttggagcaatgtaatttaggcaccggtttaggcaagctgtggtctactcttaagttactctcgaaccccggtagacgggatggcaggacctcagtcacttttggcgaaataaccgtgactgatccaaaGAGATGCACCAGGTTGATCAACCGTTCATTAATTGTGCATCCTGAGAGTGACAGGCAAGGACGAGAACCATTCGCCGAATTTGtgatctccgagccgatgaacagccatcacaatttaccgtgggcgaaattacgaatgtcatccgtggcgccacaTCATCTTAGGCGTTGGGTCCCGATGGAATCTCTACTTTGATgctaaagaatctggattcacctggagttgagtaccttactactgtcctcagcctgtctttgaacactcttatagttccctatgtgatcccgctactgaagcctggaaaggacccgagtttgggggagtcgtacagaccttctctctcccttctctcaccagtagcaaataCGCTTGAGCCATTACTCCTCCCAAGACTCGTagtagaatttccattcgccgagcatcaacatggatttcgaagactgcatagcacaacaacagctttgaatGCCATCACACATATTTGCCGCGGCTTCAaacagcccaggccatgtgataggacggtcctcatgGCACTGGTCCTATCGAAGACATTCGAtgcggtcagccatgccaaattatttgaggacatcgccaacacgtccctccagccaggcctgaaacgctgggttgcgatttatatgggtgatcgccagtcatttgtgtaatttagggataagaagtcgaagcaccgtagagtgaaacagggggaACTCCCTCCCAAGGTggagtgatatctccggcactgtttaacctttaTTTCCATTCCACCCCCACCAGACGGCatggagatcgtatcatatgaggACGGTTGTACGATCATGagcatctgcgataggttgaacgtcttcctcaatgaacttgcctcatatttcgcaaGAAATCTGCACCAAATCTTAAGCCACattggagaaatgattccgaccatcaagtgtcccaaaataattGGCGTTACATTTCccacacatgccacagcaatttgcgataaagtcaaaagtagaaacaaggtcctcaagttactttctggcagcacttggactgcagacaaagaaaccttgttgaccacgtacaaagcatgtggacggtctgtggtaagttatgcagcgccagtgtggtctcatcaactttgtgacacgcagtgggataatattcagatctgtcaaaatgccgcccttcgaactgcaaTGGACTGTCTCTTTAGTTTTCATGTGGACCATCtcaatcaggagacaaagatcttaccagtgcgaagacataactacatgctgtctaagcaatactttttgggctgttatcgcagatccaaatcatcatctagtggatagatatccaccacctagaagccttaagttagatctacatgatctaaacgtgaaggttcagcgctacaagagagaacctctagatcaagcggcatatcaagcaggtctagaagACATTCATACAGACGCggtagcaaatgcaaatttttgcctgttaacatttcactaaggaacaggggcaaacttctcacatatcaatgagtcagtccgattcaagttttaagctcattgataagggacctcctttataTGGCCAATTCCGAACGGTGTGcttcagtgcgacacctctttggagagaagttttacatggcatagtacctcacacggtagcagatgcggtaaatggctaccggtaAATGGAACGACCGTCTCCCATTGGACCTGCAGAAATTGacttcccccggcaaaccagagtagttctggctcactTATGTTCCGACAgaatgttgtccttggagaacgaccgcctcccattgcacctgcagaaattgatctcccccggcaaaccagagtagttctggctcaattatgttccgacagatgtagccgcctcaactcctacagagcaaggattaatgCCGAAGTACAAGACGTATgttccgattgtaaccagggtcacctgtttaactgcccagccagatccactcgactcagacccagatcctgtggacgcaccccatcttagttgcagagttcctggttcttgacactcaacagaatcaagcaggcgaaagatagaacacaacaaactgctataacaacaaccaaatggtacagtgcctcacaaatgtcaccagcattgggAGGGCAAAACCACCTCTGAACATTAACTGCCCAGCAAGACCCACTCGAcacagacccagatccctgtggacgcatcccatcttagtcgcagagttcgagggtcttgacactcaacagaatcaagcagaccaaagatagaacacaacaaactgctacaaaaacaaccaaatggtacagtgcctcacaaatgtcaccagcattaggagggcagaACCTTctccaaacatttttttcagaggGTTCTTTTCGTTCgagggttcgaatccaggcgttcagcgtcataggcggacacactaacctctgcgctgcaaGTTGAAAACCCAGTTGGCGTATTATTGTTAGCAGGGATTCAGTTAATGGAATAGACCCTAATAAAACCAATCGTTCGATATATGTATCACATAGgatgtattggttgcccaaaaagtaattgcggatttttcatatagtcggcgttgacaaattttttcacagcttgtgactctgtaattgcattctttcttctgtctgttatcagctgtttatttttagcttgctttagaaaaaaagtgtaaaaaaagtatatttgattaaagttcattctaagctttattaaaaatgcatttactttcttttaaaaaatccgcaattactttttgggcaacccaatattttcctcATTGCATGCACTGATCAAAATAGTTCCCCATCcaataaacaataaaatatcAATCTAAAGATCAAATGTCCAAGTATTGCATACAGAATAACGCAATTATTAATGACCACCAACCgatcaaaaattatttgttcAACATATACAATGTCCGTATGATATgaatattaaattaatttaatattaaGTCCAACCCACACAATTAaatgacatacatacatatgtagttTTGATTCGTGCATGTTATAtcaaacatttaaataagccGGAATGGATTAAATTCGACTTAATTGCTATGTCAAATGCAGGAAAATAACAAAGTTCATACATGTGAGTACTCCATGTTTTGAACAAATCAAATTCACTAAAACATGTACAagagtacatatgtatgtgtgtgtgtgtgtgtgggtgtatcCGGTGGAAAGCAGATATTTATGATGCTCAATTAATATTCCATAATAAATGCCATTTAAATTCATTAAAGcctttttcaat
The Stomoxys calcitrans chromosome 3, idStoCalc2.1, whole genome shotgun sequence genome window above contains:
- the LOC106081758 gene encoding inactive lysozyme 1A-like; translated protein: MDRCSLAKEMYAMGVPKSDLPMWTCIAEHESHYNTDIVGPTNKDGTNDYGIFQINNRWWCKPSNGGKTANGCKINCNDLLGNLRKSINCALTVKKEQGWKAWATLKFCGGKLPSIDSCF